GGTAGACCGTACTCTCGCGCTCTTTCTGTAAATGCGTTAGAGCGTTGCTTCAGCCACTTTTTCAACTCTTCTAAGCCGCCAACAGCATCGATAGTTGCGTCTTCTTCTATGTATTCTAATATACCATTTCGCCGAATAAGCTGCTTTTTCTCAGATAAAACTATATCTACTTCATCTTCCGTCAGACGTCCCTTAGTTACCTGTGCCTTACGGTAGACTTTTTCTGATTCATCTTTAGTTAATCCTAAAGCAGCCCTCAAAAGCTTTTCACGCGCCTCTGTTGCTAGTCTTCGCCCACGATTTTGTTCTAGATGACTAGTTAAAACTTTATTCAACTCGGCCATGTCTGGAAGGGGAAAATCGAGAACGACAACTTCCTTCTCCAGTTCAATGGGAACTTGCTGCATTGGCGACATCAAAATAATATTTTTCTGCGTGCCCTTGAAGCCACCGATCGCGTCTCGTAATGACCTTGTTGTCGCAGGCGCATCAATAAAGGGATGTAAATCTTTAAGAATAAAAATACCTGGTTCTCTCTGCCGGATTATCCACTCAATCGCCGCCTCTGGAGAAACCGTATTGTGTTGGGTAACGTTCCGGGGTTGACCATATTCCACGATGCCGTGAGTGACTGTCCACACGTACACTCTTCGCTGTGGCTTTGATGATTGAGCGATTGTAAAAATTGCCAGCTCAGCCCGCTCTTCCTCGGAGGTCACAAGGTAGATTAGAGGGTATTGAGCTTGAATAAGGATGTTGAGCTCTTCTTTCATACAATCGACCTACTTGAGACCTTTACAGACAGTACAGACATCGCTTTGTTTTCTTGAGGAAATTATGAATATGAAATTCCTAATTTCTATCTAGCAAGGAACTAACTCTTCCTTACCCTTTTGATTATTTTCATCAAGTTCCATTTCATCCATGGGAAGACGCTTTTCCTGCCCAATAACTCCAGCTTGCTTACCCAATGCGACTAATTCCCCATCACGCACCAATACTGAACTTTCACAAGCAGGACAGGAATAAACTCTATGCGTCCTTCCATAAGAGGCTTCCACTTCTTCTAC
The sequence above is a segment of the Mastigocladopsis repens PCC 10914 genome. Coding sequences within it:
- the ycf46 gene encoding stress-responsive protein Ycf46 — its product is MKEELNILIQAQYPLIYLVTSEEERAELAIFTIAQSSKPQRRVYVWTVTHGIVEYGQPRNVTQHNTVSPEAAIEWIIRQREPGIFILKDLHPFIDAPATTRSLRDAIGGFKGTQKNIILMSPMQQVPIELEKEVVVLDFPLPDMAELNKVLTSHLEQNRGRRLATEAREKLLRAALGLTKDESEKVYRKAQVTKGRLTEDEVDIVLSEKKQLIRRNGILEYIEEDATIDAVGGLEELKKWLKQRSNAFTERAREYGLPQPKGMLILGVPGCGKSLIAKTTSRLWSLPLLRLDMGRVYDGSMVGRSEANLRNALKTAESISPAILFIDELDKSFAGSTGSSDSDGGTSSRIFGSFLTWMQEKKSPVFVMATANRVERLPGEFLRKGRFDEIFFVDLPTPEERQDIFTIHLSRRREDISRFDLEQLSKMSDGFSGAEIEQAIVAAMYEAFAQDREFTQLDIIAALKATLPLSRTMQEQVTALRDWARQRARPAASSVAEYQRMEF